Part of the Candidatus Dadabacteria bacterium genome is shown below.
CGAAAGGACTCAAACCCTGATTTCAGGGGTGGTGCACTTCAAAGTTCAAGGGGCGGATATATAAAATCAGCTTTCCCGACGGATCGGCTTACGTTGGGCAGACAAGACAGCCGATTTCCTCCCGACTCGCGCAGCATCGGCGGTCGAACCCATGCAATTCGATTCTGCACCGAAACCTTCTGATAATGAAGCCGACTGTGGAAGTTCTCTCTCGTCACCGCAAGCAGGAGATTGCCGACCGGGAAGAAAGTGGATCATGGGACTTGAGAAACCGATAAACAGATATGTTGACGGGAAGCAGATCAACGGGAATCCCGAAGCGCCGTCGTTGCGTGACAACAGGTGGCCTAAAGAAAGAAACCGGCGGAAGAGGCCCAAGTATCCTCGTAGGGACAGCGGTTATCACGTTTGTTCTTGGTGTTGGCGAAAACTTCCAGTGTCGGAATTCTATTCGGACTGCCGCAGGTCGGTTGGTCTCTCAAGCCGGTGCAAGAGGATGCGCTGAAGCCGAGAGCAGGGCCCGTCGAGAGGCGATAAGAAAAAGAGGAGATACTTCCGTCGCTTATTTCCAGACGAAGCTAGCGTGTCAGGCACTGCGGGCGACGAAAACCCGACCGGTGGTTAAAGTTGTATGAGAAATAAAAGGATGTCCGGGCATGAATCTCGGGACCCGGTGGAACTCTATTCTATATTCTGAATCTGTTCCCGTATTTTCTCGAGTTCAAGGCGTACGCCTATTGTAAGGTGCGAGATCCCCGCGTCCTTGCATTTCGCCGATATCGTTCCCGCCTCCCTGTTCATTTCCTGGACCAGAAAGTCAAGCTCCTTCCCTACGGCCCCCTTTTTCCTGGCGGTTTTCCTGAACTTTGAGATGTGAGCCTCAAGCCTCACGATTTCCTCGTCAATCTCGCTTTTCTCCGTGATTATTGCCGCGGCTTCCTGGGAGAGAATAGGGTCGTTCTTATGCTTTGAGGAGAAGAGTTTCTCGATTTTCTCCTTAGTCTTTTTGTCGGATTTCTTTATGAATTCTTTTCTTTTTTTCTTTATGCCGTCAACCGTCTTTCTTATGACCTCCAGACGCCCGAGTATGGATTTTTCAAGTTTCTGCCCCTCGATTTCCCGGCTTTTGTTGAACTTTACGAGAGTTTTTGCTACCGCTTCCTTGATTCTGGCTTCCGTCTCCCTTGAGACCTCTGGTCCGGCGTGGCTTTCAAAGGAGTTCTCCATCATGAGCAGGTGCTCAATTCCTATCTCCGTTTTGAGCCCCAGGGCGGAATTGATTCTTTTGAGGGAACTGTGATTTTCCCGGAGAACCTTTTCGGATAACCGCTGTCTCTCCTTTCTGTTTGTCTGCACGGAAAGCCTGAGGCGGAGTTTCCCCCTCTGAATCGAGTTCTTCAGCCTGTCTTCAATGGTGGTTTCCATGTGGAGTAACGATTCGGGAACGCTGGCCTTGACGTCAAGGAACCTGTGGTTCTCCGACCGCATGTCCACCATGATCTTTCCGATCTCCGTGCTTACGGATGATTCCGCGAAACCTGTCATGCTTTTCATGATAGTTTTCTCTTTATTTCTGTATCCGTTTTCTTTTTTCCCAAGCAGGATACCCGCAACGGGTTCGGCTTCGCAACCGCCGCCGGGTGTGCGGAGAAAACCGCGGCGCACGTCGCCGAAACTTGCCTGCGCCATTTTTCTCGTTTAACTTCTTATTTTATTCACAGGATCTTCAGTTCCCGCTCCATGAGAAAAGCTTATCTTTTCGTTCTGCCATTGCTGCTTCTTTTTGCTTCCTGCGCCATTCCCGTGCGAAGTCAAGACGCAAGAAGGCCGCAGCCGAGAGTTTCTGCCACCAGCGTGGTGAACTCTTTTCTCGAGGCGCTTAAGGAACGGGATTTTAAATCCGCTTACGAGAAGATCCATATATTCAGTTCGGACCGCGAGGGTTACGTGAGCAGGTTCGAGCTTCTTTACGAGCGCTACGACATCAGGATAGTTGACTACAGGGTCCTGGCGACCCAGCTTTTCAAGGACACCGCCATAGTGGTCGCGGAAGTCGAGGTCGACTACAGGGAGCCGGGCGAAGACAAGCGTCAGAGGGCCAGATACACAAACCGCTACGATCTTTCCATACCCGAAAAAGAATGGAAGATAATGAAGGACGAGTGCATTGAGAACTGCAGTTACGGACCGCAAGGCGGAGACGGAGGAGGCTAAAGTGATAAAAGTTGCGGTAGCGGGGGTGTGCGGGCGTATGGGAATGAGCGTGGCTTCGCTCGCGGGCTCAGACGGGGATATTGAGCTTGTGGGGGCGACTGAGGCGGCGGGACACGTTTCGGTCGGCCGGGATCTAGGGGATCTTCTTGCGGGCGCGGGGCCGGGAGTAAGCGTGAGTGACAGCATTTCGGAAGCGGCCCGGGACTCGGACGTCATAATTGACTTTACCGTTCCCGAGGCGACCCTTGCCCACGCCGAATATTCGGTCCGGAACGGAAAGTCGATGGTCATAGGGACAACAGGCTTTGAGCCCGGGCAGAGAGAAGAGCTCCTTGGGCTGCTTCGGCGGATACCGTGCGTTTTCTCTCCCAACATGAGCGTCGGGATAAACGTCCTTTTCGAGATATCAAGGCAGGTGGCCTCTCATCTGGGAGAGGGCTACGACGCAGAGATTTTCGAGGCCCATCACAGGGGGAAAGCCGATTCTCCCAGCGGAACGGCAATCGCGCTCGCAGAAGCGGTCGCCGCCGGTCTAGGATCAGAGCTCGAAGACGTGGCGAAATATGAAAGGCACGGGCGGATAGGGGCGAGAGGGAAAGGGGAAATAGGCATCCAGACGCTTCGGGGAGGAGACGTGGTCGGGGATCACACCGTCATGTTCCTCGGCGACGGAGAGAGAGTGGAGCTTACCCACAGGGCGACCAGCAGGGAGAACTTCTCTGCGGGCGCGATTCGCGCGGCGAAGTGGATTCCGGGAAAACCTCCGGGGATCTACGCTATGAGGGACGTGCTCGGATTCTGATCCCGCCGCGTTTGTCCACCATGTACCAGTTCAGGCTTGTCGAAAAGGAAAAGGGCGGTTCCGCCAGGCTGGGGGAAATCCGCACTTTACGTGAAACGGTTGAGACTCCGGCATTCATGCCCGTGGCGACCCAGGGAGCGGGCAAGGCCATAACGCCTCTTGATCTTCGACGTCTCGGTTTCAGGGCTCTTATCGCAAACGCCTACCATCTCTACCTGAGGCCCGGCACGGACATAATAAGCTCCCTCGGCGGACTTCACCGCTACATGTCGTGGGACGGCGCGATCGTCACCGACAGCGGCGGCTATCAGGTGCTGAGCCTCGCGAAAAGCAGGAAGATAACGGAAGACGGGGTCTCCTTCCGCTCCCACATAGACGGAAGCGAGCATTTCTTCTCCCCGGAGGTCTCGATAGCCGTTCAGGAGGACCTGGGCTCTGACGTGATGATGTGCTTTGACGAATGTCCGGCCCATGATTCCCCCTACGAGTACATGGAGAAGTCGGTTTCCCTTACGACGCGCTGGGCGGGGCTCTGCAAGCAGGCGAGGCGGGATCCCTCCAGGGCCCTTTTCGGCATCGTGCAGGGAGGGGTGTACGAGGACCTTCGGGCGCGCTCGGCGGGCGAGCTTGTGGACATAGGGTTTGACGGCTACTCGATAGGCGGGCTGGGGATCGGCGAAGAAAGCGGGGCGACTTTTGAGATTACCGAACTCTGCGCCGGGCTTCTGCCCGAGGACAGGCTCCGCTACCTCATGGGCATCGGCAATCCGGGCGACATAGTGAGGGCGGTAGCTCTCGGAGTCGATCTTTTCGACTGCGTAATCCCGACCCGCAACGCCCGCAACGGCACTCTCTTTACAAGCCGGGGAAAAGTGGTTATAAAAAACTCCCGTTACGCGTACGACAGCTCGGCTCTTGATGAGGATTGCGGCTGCTACACGTGCGAAAATTTTTCAAGGTCGTATCTGAGGCATATATTCATGGCCGGGGAGATTCTCTCTCTTCAGCTGCTGACCCTTCATAACCTCTATTATTACTCCGAACTGATGAGAAGAATAAGAGAATCGATAAAAACCGGCACCTTCAGGCAGTTGTGCTCGGAACTCAGCGATGCTGAGGAGGAACAGTAATTGAAAAAACTAGCTTTTGCCGCTACTTCAGCCCTTTTTCTTTTATCATGCATGCCTCCCGGGACCGGGCAGGGAGGAACGGGGGGAACGCCGTTCTCGGCCATACTCCCGTTCGTTTTAATATTCGCCCTTTTTTACTTTCTTATAATAAGACCTCAGCAGCGCCAGAGCCGTGAGCGCAAGAAGATGCTCGCCGAGGTAAAAAGAGGCGACGGCATTGTTACCACCGGTGGCATATACGGCAGGGTGATAAACGTCGACGGGGACGACCTCACGGTCGAGATAGCTAAAGGCATCAACATAAAAATGGTCCGCTCCGGGATCTCGGAGAAGACCGATTCCGGGGCAGCTGAAGGCAAACCCAAAGGGGGCGGCTGATTAGATGAAAGGCGTGTCCCGTCTTTGGATTACCGTTATCGCTCTTTTCTCTTTTCTCTGCGTAATACTCCTTACGCCTACCTTCATGGGCGACAAGCTTCCCTCGTGGTGGGGAAAGGTTTTCTCAAGCAAGGGGATAAGCCTCGGGCTTGATCTTGAGGGAGGGATATTTCTTCTTCTGGGAGTGGAGACCGAAGAGGGCGTGGAGCAGGAAATGCTCATAGTCGAGGAGTCCCTGGTATCGAAATTCAGGCAGAACAGGATTCTCGTTAAGAACTCCTCTGTCTCGGACGGAACCCTCACGATCGGCCTTTTCCCGGGCGCGGATATGGACAAGGCGCTTGAGGTTGCGCGCGACGAGTTTGAAAAGGTGGCGAATATAAGTTCCGACGGCTTTCTGGTCAGGCTCTCGATAAAATCGTCCTACGTGGATGAGCTTGAGCGAAACTCAATAGAGCGGGTCCGCCACATAATAGAGAACCGCGTTAAGGATTTCGGCCTCGTCGAGCCGAGCATACAGAAATCAGGCGAAGACAGGATCCTGGTGCAAGTGCCGGGCGCTTCCAAAAAAGACAGGCAGAGAATAGTTAACCTGATCAAAAAGACGGCCGTTTTGGAATTCAAAATCGTAAGGGCGGCCGGGGCGTCGCAGGAGAACCTGCTCGCTGCCGCCGAAGCCGGGACCAAGAGGCAGCTCGCGGAAAAAGGTTTTGCCATCCACGAGGGAGACACCGGGAACGAGAACGAGAAGTTCTTCCTGACTGAAAGGCTTGCGAGCGTGACGGGGGAATATATCTCGGATGCCCGGATAACGTTTGACAATTACGGAAACCCCGCGGTCGGATTCACGTTCAGGGGGGAGGGCGCGAGCAAGTTCGGCAAGCTTACCGAGGCTAACATCGGCGAACGTCTGGCGATAGTTCTTGACGGCGTGATAAAGTCGGCTCCCACAATCCAGGACAAAATAACCTACCAGGGCACGATAACCGGCACTTTCACCACGGAGGAGGCAAAAGACCTCGCGCTTATCCTGAGATCAGGCTCCCTTCCGGTTCCCGTGAGGGTCGAGCAGGAAAGGACCGTAGGTCCTTCCCTGGGGCAGGACTCGATAGAGAAGGGGAGATTCTCCATGATCGTCGGCGGCATACTTGTTCTGGTGTTCATGGTCTTTTTCTACAGGATGCAGGGTGTTGTAGCGAACGCCGCGCTTGTGCTCAACATACTTTTCATAATGGGTTTTCTCTCCGCTTTCGGCGTTACGCTTACGCTTCCCGGCATAGCGGGACTCGTTTTGACGCTCGGCATGGCGGTTGACGGAAACATCATCATATTCGAGAGAATAAAAGAGGAACTCATGGCGGGCAAAACCGCGGTTCACTCGATTGAAACGGGATACGCGAGATCCGTCTGGACCATACTTGACGCGAACGTCACGACACTTCTTACGGCGCTTATACTTTTCTGGCTGGGCACCGGCCCCGTAAAAGGTTTTGCGGCAACGCTTTCAATCGGAATAGTGTCGACCGTTTTCAGTAACCTGATTGTGGCGAGAGTCTTTACGAACATGCTTTACAGAGACAAGAACCTAACGGAAGTAAGTATCTGAGGGTGCGCGAGTGCGGATTATAGGAAAACTGAGTTACGATTTTGTGGATAAGATGGGGGGTGCGATGCGTATTTCCATCGCGCTTGCGGTTATCTCCATCGCCTCCCTTCTGTATCACCAGGGGCCTAACTGGGGAGTAGAGTTCACCGGTGGAACGGAGATACATATAAAGCTCGCAAAGAGCCTTGAGACCCAGGTTCTCAAAGATGCGCTTGCCGAGAACGGCTTTCCCTCGGAATCGGTTCAGCGCTTCGGTCTTCCGGGCGACAACGAGCACCTGATACAGTTTGCGCCGGAACTTGCGACTTTTGACCAGATAGGAGATTTCCAGAAAAAGCTGGAAGACCTCTTCGCCACGTCAGAAAATTTCGAGGGAGCCTCCATCCAGAGGATAGACTACATAGGTCCCAGGGTGGGTAAGGAGCTCATAACCAAGGCCCTTTTATCCATACTGATTGCGTGCGTCGGCATACTCGCCTACCTGGTGTTTCGGTTTGAATTCGGTTTTGCCGTGGGGGCGGTTATCGCCCTTATTCACGATACCCTTATAACCGTTGGGGCCATATCGCTCGCGGACAAGGAGTTCACCCTTGCGATCGTAGCCGCGCTTCTGACAGTGATAGGTTATTCGGTTAACGACACAATCGTCATATTTGACAGGATAAGGGAGAACATGGGGAATTTCCCCGAAAAGGGCTTCAGGGAGCTTGTTAACGATGGAATAAGCCAGACGCTCTCGCGTACGTTGCTCACGGCTATAACGGTATTCATAGTACTCCTTCCGCTCTTTTTCCTCGGCGGCTCGGTAATACACGATTTCGCGTTTACCCTTATGGTCGGGGTCATTATAGGAACCTACTCGTCGATTTTCGTGGCGAGTGCCTTCGTGGTCTACTGGAGAAAAAGAAAGGCGGCCGGATAGAAGCCGCGCTTTGGCGGATGGCCCGTCAAAAGCTCCATCCGTGCTTTGATAATCGCTCCCATAACGGTTAAATATTTTCCGTTTTGTTTCTTAAAACACACAACTCGTTCATATTATGCAGGAAGCGCTTGAGCAGATAAGAAACCAGATAGGTTCTGATCTTGAGGGGGTCTCTACGGAAGCCGATCTCGTCAGGGTGAAGGCAGGCTACGTCGGGAAGAAGGGATCCCTCACGCAGCTTCTGAAATCCATGAAGGACCTTCCCGCTTCCGAGCGCCGCCAGGCGGGCATTCTCATAAACAGAACCAAGAAGGAAGTCGAGGAGCTGATCGAGAGAAAATCCGATGAGATAAAGCGCAGAGCGATGGATGAAAAGCTCCTTGAGGAGGCAACCGACTTCACTCTCCCGGGGCGTGGAATGCCAGTCGGAGCCAAGCATCCCATAACCCAGGTGATGGAGCGCATCGTCTATGATTTTGAGAGGATGGGATTTGAAGTCGCCGAGGGGCCCGAGGTCGAGCTTGATTACTACAATTTCGAGGCGCT
Proteins encoded:
- the dapB gene encoding 4-hydroxy-tetrahydrodipicolinate reductase, with translation MIKVAVAGVCGRMGMSVASLAGSDGDIELVGATEAAGHVSVGRDLGDLLAGAGPGVSVSDSISEAARDSDVIIDFTVPEATLAHAEYSVRNGKSMVIGTTGFEPGQREELLGLLRRIPCVFSPNMSVGINVLFEISRQVASHLGEGYDAEIFEAHHRGKADSPSGTAIALAEAVAAGLGSELEDVAKYERHGRIGARGKGEIGIQTLRGGDVVGDHTVMFLGDGERVELTHRATSRENFSAGAIRAAKWIPGKPPGIYAMRDVLGF
- a CDS encoding YicC family protein; the encoded protein is MAQASFGDVRRGFLRTPGGGCEAEPVAGILLGKKENGYRNKEKTIMKSMTGFAESSVSTEIGKIMVDMRSENHRFLDVKASVPESLLHMETTIEDRLKNSIQRGKLRLRLSVQTNRKERQRLSEKVLRENHSSLKRINSALGLKTEIGIEHLLMMENSFESHAGPEVSRETEARIKEAVAKTLVKFNKSREIEGQKLEKSILGRLEVIRKTVDGIKKKRKEFIKKSDKKTKEKIEKLFSSKHKNDPILSQEAAAIITEKSEIDEEIVRLEAHISKFRKTARKKGAVGKELDFLVQEMNREAGTISAKCKDAGISHLTIGVRLELEKIREQIQNIE
- the tgt gene encoding tRNA guanosine(34) transglycosylase Tgt, whose protein sequence is MYQFRLVEKEKGGSARLGEIRTLRETVETPAFMPVATQGAGKAITPLDLRRLGFRALIANAYHLYLRPGTDIISSLGGLHRYMSWDGAIVTDSGGYQVLSLAKSRKITEDGVSFRSHIDGSEHFFSPEVSIAVQEDLGSDVMMCFDECPAHDSPYEYMEKSVSLTTRWAGLCKQARRDPSRALFGIVQGGVYEDLRARSAGELVDIGFDGYSIGGLGIGEESGATFEITELCAGLLPEDRLRYLMGIGNPGDIVRAVALGVDLFDCVIPTRNARNGTLFTSRGKVVIKNSRYAYDSSALDEDCGCYTCENFSRSYLRHIFMAGEILSLQLLTLHNLYYYSELMRRIRESIKTGTFRQLCSELSDAEEEQ
- the secF gene encoding protein translocase subunit SecF, whose amino-acid sequence is MRIIGKLSYDFVDKMGGAMRISIALAVISIASLLYHQGPNWGVEFTGGTEIHIKLAKSLETQVLKDALAENGFPSESVQRFGLPGDNEHLIQFAPELATFDQIGDFQKKLEDLFATSENFEGASIQRIDYIGPRVGKELITKALLSILIACVGILAYLVFRFEFGFAVGAVIALIHDTLITVGAISLADKEFTLAIVAALLTVIGYSVNDTIVIFDRIRENMGNFPEKGFRELVNDGISQTLSRTLLTAITVFIVLLPLFFLGGSVIHDFAFTLMVGVIIGTYSSIFVASAFVVYWRKRKAAG
- the secD gene encoding protein translocase subunit SecD yields the protein MKGVSRLWITVIALFSFLCVILLTPTFMGDKLPSWWGKVFSSKGISLGLDLEGGIFLLLGVETEEGVEQEMLIVEESLVSKFRQNRILVKNSSVSDGTLTIGLFPGADMDKALEVARDEFEKVANISSDGFLVRLSIKSSYVDELERNSIERVRHIIENRVKDFGLVEPSIQKSGEDRILVQVPGASKKDRQRIVNLIKKTAVLEFKIVRAAGASQENLLAAAEAGTKRQLAEKGFAIHEGDTGNENEKFFLTERLASVTGEYISDARITFDNYGNPAVGFTFRGEGASKFGKLTEANIGERLAIVLDGVIKSAPTIQDKITYQGTITGTFTTEEAKDLALILRSGSLPVPVRVEQERTVGPSLGQDSIEKGRFSMIVGGILVLVFMVFFYRMQGVVANAALVLNILFIMGFLSAFGVTLTLPGIAGLVLTLGMAVDGNIIIFERIKEELMAGKTAVHSIETGYARSVWTILDANVTTLLTALILFWLGTGPVKGFAATLSIGIVSTVFSNLIVARVFTNMLYRDKNLTEVSI
- the yajC gene encoding preprotein translocase subunit YajC is translated as MKKLAFAATSALFLLSCMPPGTGQGGTGGTPFSAILPFVLIFALFYFLIIRPQQRQSRERKKMLAEVKRGDGIVTTGGIYGRVINVDGDDLTVEIAKGINIKMVRSGISEKTDSGAAEGKPKGGG